One genomic window of Equus caballus isolate H_3958 breed thoroughbred chromosome 6, TB-T2T, whole genome shotgun sequence includes the following:
- the DES gene encoding desmin: MSQAYSSSQRTSSYSRTFGPASGFRLGSPLSSPVFPRTGFGTKGSSSSVTSRVYQVSRTSGGAGGLGALRTSRLGVARAPSYGAGELLDFSLADAVNQEFLTTRTNEKVELQELNDRFANYIEKVRFLEQQNAALAAEVNRLKGREPTRVAEIYEEELRELRRQVEVLTNQRARVEVERDNLLDDLQRLKAKLQEEIQLKEEAENNLAAFRADVDAATLARIDLERRIESLNEEIAFLKKVHEEEIRELQAQLQEQQVQVEMDMSKPDLTAALRDIRAQYETIAAKNISEAEEWYKSKVSDLTQAANKNNDALRQAKQEMMEYRHQIQSYTCEIDALKGTNDSLMRQMRELEDRFASEASGYQDNIARLEEEIRHLKDEMARHLREYQDLLNVKMALDVEIATYRKLLEGEESRINLPIQTFSALNFRETSPEQRGSEVHTKKTVMIKTIETRDGEVVSEATQQQHEVL, from the exons ATGAGCCAGGCCTACTCGTCCAGCCAGCGCACCTCCTCCTACAGCCGCACCTTCGGCCCGGCCTCGGGCTTCCGGCTCGGCTCCCCGCTGAGCTCGCCAGTGTTCCCGCGCACGGGCTTCGGCACCAAGGGCTCCTCGAGCTCGGTGACGTCCCGCGTGTACCAGGTGTCGCGCACgtcgggcggggccgggggcctggGGGCGCTGCGGACCAGCCGGCTGGGGGTGGCCCGCGCGCCCTCCTATGGCGCGGGCGAGCTGCTGGACTTCTCGCTGGCCGACGCCGTGAACCAGGAGTTCCTGACCACGCGCACCAACGAGAAGGTGGAGCTGCAGGAGCTCAACGATCGCTTCGCCAACTACATCGAGAAGGTGCGCTTCCTGGAGCAGCAGAACGCCGCGCTCGCCGCCGAGGTCAACCGGCTCAAGGGCCGCGAGCCGACGCGGGTGGCCGAGATCTACGAGGAGGAGCTGCGCGAGCTGCGGCGCCAGGTGGAGGTGCTCACCAACCAGCGCGCCCGCGTCGAGGTCGAGCGCGACAACCTGCTGGACGACCTGCAGCGGCTCAAGGCCAA GCTGCAAGAGGAGATTCAGCTGAAAGAAGAAGCGGAGAACAATTTGGCTGCCTTCCGAGCG GATGTGGATGCAGCTACCCTAGCTAGAATTGACCTGGAGCGCAGGATCGAATCTCTCAACGAGGAAATCGCGTTCCTTAAGAAAGTGCACGAAGAG GAGATCCGAGAGCTACAGGCCCAGCTTCAGGAACAGCAAGTCCAGGTGGAGATGGACATGTCCAAGCCAGACCTCACCGCCGCCCTCCGGGACATCCGGGCTCAGTACGAGACCATCGCGGCTAAGAACATCTCCGAAGCCGAGGAGTGGTACAAGTCAAAG GTGTCCGACCTGACCCAGGCAGCCAACAAGAACAATGATGCACTGCGCCAGGCCAAGCAGGAGATGATGGAGTACCGACACCAGATCCAGTCCTACACCTGCGAGATCGACGCCCTCAAGGGCACT AACGACTCCCTGATGAGGCAGATGCGGGAACTGGAGGACCGCTTTGCTAGTGAGGCCAGCGGCTACCAGGACAACATCGCACGCCTGGAGGAGGAGATCCGGCACCTCAAGGATGAGATGGCCCGCCACCTGCGCGAGTACCAGGACCTGCTCAACGTCAAGATGGCCCTGGATGTGGAGATTGCCACCTACCGGAAGCTGCTGGAGGGCGAGGAGAGCCG GATCAACCTCCCCATCCAGACCTTCTCTGCCCTCAACTTCCGAG AAACAAGCCCTGAGCAGAGGGGTTCCGAGGTCCATACCAAGAAGACGGTGATGATCAAGACCATCGAGACCCGGGATGGAGAG gtCGTCAGTGAGGCCACACAGCAGCAACACGAGGTGCTCTAA